From a single Natronorubrum tibetense GA33 genomic region:
- a CDS encoding O-antigen ligase family protein — translation MDKDIIKLTNQNSNRREFMVSGIVLILLVGVFAPASALLTGITDQLSFLFIGLAGFIWLLFILYRGCLAAGFASSVPALVSFNIGIPLSPWIGPTRVELLLVDFGLVLVAALSILLWHIESKSHILYLILPIFLFAVWSFISGIVAVLQGYPPTGIIFGINQFRYVLIAIATIGISLSFGHKPIMITLFTSISIHSINAIMQSLIGRPWGLPYYGDSGMSVANTEIGFGLLQFTTGLFPGGFVGSSRSLLAMLLIVFVPAIYYLSKGGFQAVPALVCIISTPLVVIASRSQNGLAVFIISCVIIVTVLLLIRCNKFISLATILAGTIIGFFLLWAFIWRILSLDLTSTSAIRYRQYIIAIETGFSHPGFGIGGMNFNWYTDLGLREGYEDVEEIYGVHNTFLAYFAELGLPGLLLYIISIFVPYYYCIKKFASTHSLLAGLFAIGMLNFHIFSNLAWVYHREVVIMTFWLVVTVASTSCLDMNNIKRRSKFTFEE, via the coding sequence ATGGACAAAGACATAATAAAACTAACTAATCAAAACTCAAATCGGAGAGAGTTTATGGTGTCAGGGATCGTGCTCATATTATTAGTTGGTGTGTTTGCCCCCGCCAGTGCATTGTTAACTGGAATCACAGACCAATTGTCATTTTTATTTATCGGTCTGGCAGGATTTATCTGGCTATTATTTATTCTGTATCGAGGGTGCTTAGCAGCGGGATTTGCATCATCAGTACCAGCTCTCGTTTCATTTAATATTGGTATTCCGTTATCACCTTGGATTGGTCCTACTAGAGTTGAATTGTTACTGGTCGATTTCGGTTTGGTTTTGGTAGCCGCGTTGTCAATTTTATTATGGCATATAGAATCCAAAAGTCATATATTGTATTTGATCCTGCCAATATTTTTGTTTGCAGTTTGGTCATTTATTTCTGGCATCGTAGCAGTATTACAAGGTTATCCCCCCACAGGCATTATATTTGGTATTAACCAATTCCGATATGTGTTAATAGCGATCGCTACTATTGGAATCTCATTATCATTTGGTCATAAACCAATCATGATCACACTATTTACATCCATTTCAATCCATTCTATTAATGCTATTATGCAATCATTGATTGGTCGTCCATGGGGTCTGCCTTATTACGGAGACAGTGGCATGAGTGTAGCTAATACAGAGATTGGTTTCGGCTTGCTCCAATTTACTACAGGATTATTTCCTGGCGGATTCGTAGGTAGTTCACGGTCGTTACTTGCCATGTTATTAATTGTGTTTGTACCTGCAATTTATTACCTATCTAAAGGAGGATTTCAAGCAGTTCCTGCTCTGGTTTGCATAATATCAACCCCACTTGTAGTGATAGCTAGCCGATCGCAGAATGGTTTGGCAGTATTTATAATATCGTGTGTCATAATAGTGACTGTGCTATTACTCATAAGATGTAATAAATTTATATCTTTGGCCACCATATTAGCGGGGACTATTATTGGCTTTTTCTTATTATGGGCATTTATTTGGAGAATTTTGTCACTTGATCTCACTTCGACCTCTGCGATCCGGTACCGGCAGTATATTATTGCTATTGAAACCGGATTTTCTCACCCAGGGTTCGGAATTGGTGGGATGAACTTTAATTGGTACACAGATTTAGGCCTTAGAGAGGGATATGAAGATGTTGAAGAAATCTATGGGGTACATAATACGTTTTTAGCTTACTTTGCTGAATTGGGACTTCCTGGGCTGTTACTATATATTATATCCATATTTGTCCCATACTATTATTGTATCAAAAAATTCGCTTCTACCCATTCATTGTTAGCAGGTTTATTCGCTATTGGGATGTTAAATTTCCATATATTTTCCAACCTTGCATGGGTGTATCATAGAGAAGTTGTGATAATGACGTTTTGGCTAGTAGTGACGGTTGCCAGCACTAGCTGTTTAGATATGAATAATATTAAGCGAAGGTCGAAATTCACCTTCGAGGAGTAA
- a CDS encoding ParB N-terminal domain-containing protein: MKINHCREIVEHILTHFVSNELAFKVSDLMRSRDIDRYDTPLSPFKRYYIPPSKIKRNTGRKYPPWKNRKSLLGQVQDGIWDQRPPTPDGYPIKFNERSQFICSKLHFEDGVPLTDIDQYKEQIGDFNSELIREDIRRIGELIQSIRNHGYKTQDELGEFPNNKLKRYTNEIAVDIARDGEFLFVDGSHRLTAAKILDLDAVPVVVLVRHEQWMKTIEELIESDRIRELPSNHPDVRFSKLD; encoded by the coding sequence ATGAAGATAAATCATTGCCGTGAAATAGTAGAACACATACTCACACACTTTGTTTCGAATGAGTTAGCATTCAAAGTGTCTGACTTGATGCGAAGTCGTGATATTGATCGATACGATACTCCTCTTTCCCCATTCAAACGCTATTATATTCCGCCATCCAAAATCAAACGAAATACAGGCCGTAAGTATCCGCCTTGGAAAAACCGCAAAAGCTTATTGGGACAGGTTCAAGATGGTATCTGGGATCAACGCCCCCCAACACCAGATGGATACCCCATTAAATTCAATGAAAGATCTCAATTCATATGCTCTAAGTTGCACTTTGAGGACGGAGTACCGTTAACAGATATTGATCAGTACAAAGAACAAATCGGTGATTTCAACTCCGAACTCATAAGGGAAGATATTCGTAGGATAGGTGAATTGATTCAAAGTATTAGAAATCACGGATATAAAACACAAGACGAATTGGGAGAATTTCCAAATAACAAACTAAAGCGCTATACTAACGAAATTGCAGTTGATATTGCTCGAGACGGCGAATTTCTTTTTGTAGATGGTAGCCACCGACTTACAGCAGCAAAGATTCTGGATCTCGATGCTGTCCCTGTTGTGGTGCTTGTTCGCCATGAGCAATGGATGAAAACAATTGAGGAATTGATTGAAAGTGATAGAATTAGAGAGTTACCTTCAAATCATCCAGACGTACGATTTTCCAAACTAGACTGA
- a CDS encoding glycosyltransferase: MKIAVLVNSFPKISETFILDQIIEMIERGHHVEIFARNKTDEEVVHEEIQEYNLLSNTHYPNIPQNKIRRILSAGKTFAVNFPYRPRRVIESLRIGKYGRDALSLRMLHYSQSFKENDFDVLYCHFGPNGNLGSLLKQTGTNARVITVFHGYGIRLGIENGPGMYDEAFKHSDLLLANSKSTIDKLIKMGADPDSIIFHSIGVNINEFYPRKDGVNGNDTDKVIVTTVARLAEIKGHEYAIQAISEIIDRNIDPEIEYRIVGGGPKRSELEQLVCELNIENSVLFTGQVDRSTVQSHLKETDLFLLSSLDEGLGIVLLEAQASGIPVIATNVGGIPDAVNQNESAILVPPKKPMLLADELEFLCNNPDQWIDMGNKGREYIKNNFNSNDLNDKLERVLKGNTRQ, encoded by the coding sequence ATGAAGATAGCAGTTTTAGTTAATAGCTTTCCAAAAATATCAGAGACATTTATTTTAGATCAAATTATAGAAATGATTGAACGAGGGCACCATGTAGAAATCTTTGCCCGAAATAAAACTGATGAGGAGGTAGTACACGAGGAAATTCAAGAATATAATTTGCTTTCAAATACCCATTACCCAAACATACCTCAGAACAAAATTCGGCGAATACTGTCCGCTGGAAAGACTTTCGCTGTCAACTTTCCTTACCGGCCTCGGAGAGTAATCGAATCGCTTCGAATTGGGAAATATGGGCGTGATGCTCTTTCATTACGGATGCTACACTACTCCCAATCATTTAAAGAAAATGATTTTGATGTACTATATTGTCATTTCGGCCCAAATGGTAATCTTGGTTCTCTTCTCAAACAAACTGGAACAAATGCACGAGTGATAACTGTGTTCCATGGGTATGGGATACGTCTAGGAATCGAAAATGGTCCTGGTATGTATGATGAGGCATTTAAACACAGTGACCTACTGTTAGCAAACTCAAAGTCCACTATTGATAAGTTAATAAAAATGGGCGCTGATCCGGATAGTATTATATTCCACTCTATTGGAGTAAATATTAATGAATTTTATCCTAGAAAAGATGGTGTAAACGGCAATGATACCGATAAGGTGATCGTAACAACCGTGGCAAGGTTAGCAGAAATAAAAGGCCATGAATATGCGATTCAAGCGATCTCCGAGATCATCGATAGAAACATCGATCCAGAAATTGAATACCGAATTGTTGGCGGGGGGCCAAAACGAAGTGAGCTCGAGCAATTGGTTTGTGAACTCAATATCGAAAATTCAGTTCTCTTTACTGGACAGGTGGATCGATCTACTGTCCAAAGTCATCTTAAAGAAACAGATTTGTTTTTACTATCAAGTCTCGATGAAGGTCTTGGAATAGTTCTACTTGAAGCACAAGCTTCTGGTATTCCAGTTATTGCAACTAACGTTGGTGGTATTCCAGATGCGGTTAATCAGAATGAGTCAGCTATACTTGTTCCGCCAAAGAAACCAATGTTATTGGCAGATGAACTGGAGTTTCTATGCAACAATCCTGATCAGTGGATCGATATGGGAAATAAAGGAAGAGAATATATTAAAAATAATTTTAATTCTAATGATTTGAATGACAAATTGGAAAGGGTTTTGAAAGGAAATACTAGACAATAA
- a CDS encoding IS5 family transposase: MKRDGVFVSSKLARFTSRVVSLAQKVVAGAPEPAVQKGNGGYADWVIVAIHGLREYLDHPYRRLLDVLHEMHGIVAKLGLEVSELPDFSTVCARMQQLQMPIWRVLLRLSAELHDIGEIQAIDATGMDRVAASQHYANKTNYTFKAVKTTVLIDCKTSAILDIHCSMKQPHDTQIGWQVLQRNLDRVTKLTADKGYDWWLFRHKLRAEGVTPVIKHREFGWTGVANNVLLDDETYHQRSTVESTFFALRRKYGEIVRARTWFGQFRELVLKCAIRNIELALDRSHA, encoded by the coding sequence GTGAAGCGGGACGGTGTGTTTGTGTCCAGCAAACTAGCCCGCTTCACTAGCCGCGTTGTCTCGCTTGCCCAAAAAGTCGTCGCTGGTGCGCCAGAACCGGCCGTTCAGAAAGGTAACGGCGGCTACGCAGACTGGGTGATCGTTGCGATTCACGGCCTCCGCGAGTATCTTGATCACCCGTACCGCCGTCTCTTAGACGTCCTTCACGAGATGCACGGTATCGTCGCTAAACTTGGTCTAGAAGTGTCCGAACTGCCCGATTTTTCCACCGTGTGCGCTCGCATGCAACAGCTGCAGATGCCGATCTGGCGCGTCTTACTGCGGTTGTCGGCGGAGCTGCATGACATCGGTGAGATTCAGGCAATCGACGCAACCGGCATGGATCGCGTCGCGGCGAGCCAGCACTACGCGAACAAGACGAACTACACGTTCAAAGCCGTGAAAACGACCGTTTTGATCGACTGCAAAACCAGTGCGATTCTAGATATACATTGCTCGATGAAACAACCGCACGACACACAGATCGGTTGGCAGGTCCTGCAACGAAATCTAGACAGAGTGACCAAACTAACTGCCGACAAAGGCTACGACTGGTGGCTGTTTCGCCACAAACTCCGTGCTGAAGGCGTTACACCGGTGATCAAGCACCGCGAATTCGGCTGGACGGGCGTCGCGAACAATGTGTTGCTCGATGATGAAACGTATCATCAGCGCTCGACCGTCGAATCGACGTTTTTCGCGCTGCGGCGCAAATACGGCGAGATCGTCCGTGCACGAACTTGGTTTGGACAGTTCCGCGAACTCGTCCTGAAATGTGCCATCAGAAACATCGAACTAGCGCTCGACCGCTCACATGCCTGA
- a CDS encoding glycosyltransferase: MIQSNKTLPTVSIVVPVYNDPTGLRTCLECLESQTYPKEKLNIIVVDNKSTDHTPDVAKEFDVELLYETNIQGSYAARNKGIKHSNNEIIAMTDSDCKPIDQWIARGVHKLLNQPADLVGGAVKFELSKSPSNSEILDSISNMQNKENIETRNVAKTANLFSKREVFKKIGLFPHELISGGDVGWTKKATESGFKLSYSSNAIVFHPTRSFLPLVKKQFRVGRGISQSSQSKSILRLLFPPNPIRIFKKMRKNDVRTWNFLPVWLIGWVLKTVTAIGNLYEGTNRNEKS, translated from the coding sequence ATGATTCAATCTAACAAAACACTTCCTACGGTATCTATTGTTGTACCAGTCTATAATGACCCAACCGGTTTAAGAACATGCTTAGAGTGTTTAGAATCTCAAACTTATCCAAAAGAAAAACTAAATATAATAGTTGTAGATAATAAATCCACAGACCATACTCCTGATGTGGCAAAAGAGTTTGATGTAGAGTTATTGTATGAAACCAATATCCAAGGATCGTACGCGGCCAGAAATAAGGGGATTAAACATTCCAACAACGAAATTATTGCAATGACGGATTCAGACTGCAAGCCAATTGATCAGTGGATTGCACGTGGAGTACATAAACTATTGAATCAACCCGCGGACCTAGTCGGTGGTGCGGTTAAGTTTGAGCTCTCCAAATCACCATCAAATTCAGAAATACTAGATTCTATCTCTAATATGCAAAACAAGGAGAATATTGAAACGAGAAATGTCGCTAAAACCGCTAACCTGTTTTCTAAAAGGGAAGTATTCAAAAAAATTGGTTTATTTCCACATGAATTAATATCCGGTGGGGATGTTGGTTGGACTAAAAAGGCTACTGAATCCGGATTCAAGCTATCATACTCTTCTAATGCAATTGTATTTCATCCAACTAGATCATTTTTGCCATTGGTGAAAAAGCAGTTTAGAGTAGGGCGGGGCATATCACAATCCTCGCAGTCTAAATCGATTCTTAGATTGTTATTCCCCCCAAACCCAATCAGAATTTTCAAAAAAATGAGAAAAAATGATGTTCGAACATGGAACTTTCTACCAGTGTGGTTAATTGGCTGGGTGCTAAAAACCGTTACCGCTATAGGCAATCTATACGAAGGAACAAATCGAAATGAAAAGAGTTGA
- a CDS encoding glycosyltransferase: protein MDSNRELPLVSVIIPVYNDPKGIQNCLSALEEQTYPDSLFDVIVIDNGSTDETRDIVKEFSVKLLVENSIQGSYAARNKGIEHAKGEILAFTDADCTPIPEWIEAGVSTIIKDGTDLVAGRVQFEFTEKKTAAEKYDAFVSMRNDRATLKGTGTTANLFAYNTLIDEIGLFPEQLQSGGDIYWTRTATNSGFEITYSSNAIVKHPSRNLVQFLKKMYRVGKGGAQLWQLDNQPIGSKIILGMIGAPFKLARLIYRVIYHNKTDDKSTNATPPDRNVDMTIGFHIVAILSIIALGIGRIIGMVGLASYCMKK, encoded by the coding sequence ATGGATTCCAATAGAGAACTTCCTTTAGTCTCAGTAATCATACCGGTCTATAACGATCCAAAGGGTATCCAAAATTGCCTTAGCGCTCTTGAGGAACAAACATATCCTGATTCATTATTTGATGTGATTGTTATAGATAATGGATCAACAGATGAAACAAGAGACATTGTAAAAGAATTTTCTGTTAAGCTTCTTGTTGAAAATTCTATTCAAGGATCGTATGCGGCCAGAAATAAGGGAATTGAGCACGCTAAAGGTGAAATTCTCGCTTTTACCGATGCCGACTGTACTCCTATACCTGAATGGATTGAAGCGGGTGTTTCAACAATTATTAAAGACGGAACTGACCTAGTAGCTGGTCGCGTACAGTTTGAGTTTACAGAAAAAAAAACTGCTGCAGAGAAATACGATGCATTTGTGAGTATGCGTAATGATAGAGCAACCCTTAAGGGAACCGGAACTACAGCAAATTTGTTTGCATATAATACTCTCATTGATGAGATCGGGCTGTTCCCAGAACAGCTTCAATCAGGTGGTGACATTTACTGGACAAGAACTGCAACAAATTCTGGGTTTGAAATTACATATTCTTCTAATGCAATAGTAAAGCATCCATCAAGGAATTTAGTTCAATTTCTAAAAAAGATGTACCGCGTTGGAAAAGGTGGGGCACAACTGTGGCAATTAGACAATCAACCGATTGGATCGAAAATTATTTTAGGAATGATTGGGGCCCCATTTAAACTGGCTCGACTCATATATAGAGTCATATACCATAATAAGACGGATGACAAGTCAACGAATGCCACACCTCCGGACCGTAATGTAGATATGACTATCGGGTTCCATATTGTTGCAATCTTATCAATTATCGCCCTGGGAATTGGACGAATTATCGGAATGGTCGGATTAGCATCCTATTGTATGAAAAAATAA
- a CDS encoding class I SAM-dependent methyltransferase — protein sequence MSAKRLDDLEIDTDTISTEFTHLDHMYSGRFSKYYYRRFDQALEAAQSAKDETVLEIGGGTGVFLLSLSEIYSDVHFTDISREHPPFSTARRLLNLAGTTDDNVKYAVADATTLPYQSNTFDSVFVLDVLEHIPDERNAISEIARVTAKGGRAIVSAPIEVGLPIMVREGYRLIDGNRRHTESLRELLSAAVGRPSLETNDQHRGYDYRQTMKWLKEDFEKVSVEYCPWPALGSQFNPTAIITAEF from the coding sequence ATGTCAGCTAAACGCTTGGATGATTTAGAGATAGATACTGATACAATCTCGACCGAGTTCACTCATCTTGACCATATGTATTCGGGACGGTTCTCTAAATATTACTATCGTCGCTTTGATCAAGCACTAGAAGCAGCTCAATCGGCTAAAGACGAAACCGTGTTAGAGATCGGAGGTGGCACGGGTGTATTTCTCCTCTCCCTTTCTGAGATCTATTCAGATGTTCATTTTACAGACATCTCACGCGAACACCCGCCATTCTCAACTGCGAGAAGGTTGCTCAATTTAGCAGGCACTACTGACGATAACGTGAAATATGCCGTGGCAGATGCCACGACACTCCCATACCAATCGAATACGTTCGACTCCGTGTTCGTTCTAGACGTTCTCGAGCACATACCGGATGAACGAAACGCAATTTCGGAAATCGCACGTGTAACCGCCAAAGGGGGCAGAGCAATCGTCTCTGCGCCGATAGAAGTCGGTCTTCCGATCATGGTTCGAGAGGGATATCGACTAATAGACGGAAATCGTCGCCACACAGAATCACTACGAGAGTTGTTGAGCGCAGCTGTAGGTCGTCCGTCGTTGGAGACTAATGATCAACATCGGGGATATGATTATCGGCAAACGATGAAGTGGCTCAAAGAGGATTTCGAGAAGGTCTCTGTTGAATACTGTCCGTGGCCGGCGTTGGGAAGCCAATTTAATCCAACTGCGATCATAACCGCTGAATTTTGA
- a CDS encoding glycosyltransferase family 2 protein — MLWEIVFLVLFFGAGLGLVHTYFMYPLTLKLWALFSGDDESEERGDLKSVALIIAAYNEEDVIAEKIENSLELAYPDELLNIVVFSDASDDRTDEIVKQYENQGVSLVRIEGRVGKTECQNRVVDLVDEDIIVFSDANSMYESDAITNLVRGFSSQVGCVVGELRYRESSDVEGESFYWQYESWIKRLESRFYSLVTGNGSIYAVKSESYVPQPPGTISDFTEPLSIIRNGERVKYVPSAVAWEETSSSTSEELQRRIRIVTRCWNSIAGFPDLLNPIRDPRFAYQLWSHKILRWLSPVLLGVVLVANVGLVAVTSSVVYQVLLAGQISFYLLAGVGWVADRLEIDSPLIAHVPFYFLQANYGMLHGLLNFLQRKNIVVWETSSRTDE, encoded by the coding sequence ATGCTCTGGGAGATCGTGTTTCTCGTCCTGTTTTTCGGGGCCGGGTTAGGATTGGTCCACACGTATTTCATGTATCCTCTGACGCTCAAACTCTGGGCGCTATTTAGTGGTGACGACGAGTCCGAAGAGAGAGGCGACCTGAAGAGTGTCGCGTTAATTATCGCGGCATACAACGAGGAGGACGTTATCGCCGAGAAAATCGAAAACAGCCTTGAGTTAGCGTATCCCGACGAGTTACTCAACATCGTGGTCTTTTCCGACGCCTCCGACGATCGGACCGACGAGATCGTAAAACAGTACGAGAATCAAGGCGTCTCACTCGTTCGGATTGAGGGTAGAGTCGGAAAGACGGAGTGTCAAAACCGCGTCGTGGATCTCGTCGATGAGGATATCATCGTCTTCTCGGACGCGAACAGTATGTACGAGTCCGACGCGATAACCAACCTCGTCCGCGGGTTCTCTTCCCAGGTCGGCTGCGTCGTGGGAGAGTTGCGTTACCGGGAGTCGAGTGACGTCGAAGGAGAGTCATTCTACTGGCAGTACGAGTCGTGGATCAAACGGCTCGAGTCCCGGTTTTACTCCCTCGTCACCGGGAACGGCTCGATCTATGCGGTGAAGTCCGAGTCGTACGTGCCACAGCCGCCCGGCACGATCAGCGATTTCACCGAACCCCTCTCGATTATCCGGAACGGAGAGCGAGTCAAGTACGTACCCAGTGCGGTCGCGTGGGAGGAGACCAGTAGCTCCACATCGGAGGAACTCCAGCGACGGATCCGTATCGTGACTCGGTGCTGGAACAGTATCGCGGGCTTTCCCGATCTACTCAATCCAATTCGAGATCCCCGATTCGCGTACCAGCTGTGGTCGCATAAGATCCTGCGCTGGTTGTCTCCGGTGCTTCTGGGAGTGGTTCTCGTTGCGAACGTCGGGCTAGTGGCTGTCACGAGTTCCGTAGTGTATCAGGTGCTGCTGGCCGGACAGATATCGTTCTATCTTCTCGCCGGAGTTGGTTGGGTTGCAGATCGACTCGAGATCGACAGTCCGCTAATCGCACACGTTCCCTTCTACTTCCTTCAGGCGAACTACGGTATGCTCCATGGGTTACTGAACTTCTTACAACGAAAGAATATCGTCGTGTGGGAAACCTCTAGCCGGACGGATGAGTAG
- a CDS encoding sugar transferase, whose product MFTGWRYRTVSVVGVILLTVGAVLVANHQLSQALFTTHVPLFNRLEVTVLTGESLYWAVLLSALAIGGSLVPLYKPQPRRVLDTVFFAQRRVIVGGLALATLGYFKWSHRLPRATLVMTIGALVVAIPAWFVWIHRSPADDPGRTLVVGDDLEQMERITPAIDVPVLGYLYPSVVGTSADSLSVRTVADGGITAGAEAGEGGAEVDVGALDRLGGLSRLETVLLQYDVDTVVLAFHQPDRAEFFGALDVCHKHGIDVKIHREYADAVLVAEDDVEGIVDVDLEPWDPLDHLFKRLFDVTFGAVGLVGFAPLFIVIALAIKLDSPGPALYSQDRTAGFGDTFPVYKFRTMVPEGESAVPSSDGENDRITAVGRVLRRTHLDELPQLWSIFVGDMSVVGPRAAWTEEEVLLEEDAPAWRKRWFVKPGLTGLAQVNGAKSTNPEAKLRYDLEYIRKQSPWFDLKIVIRQVWGVLEDVHEILRQ is encoded by the coding sequence ATGTTCACGGGATGGCGGTATCGCACGGTGAGCGTCGTGGGCGTCATACTGCTGACCGTCGGCGCGGTGCTCGTCGCGAACCACCAGCTCTCTCAGGCCCTGTTTACTACGCACGTGCCGCTGTTCAACCGACTCGAGGTCACGGTCCTGACCGGCGAGTCGCTGTACTGGGCAGTCCTCCTGAGTGCGTTGGCGATCGGGGGGAGTCTCGTGCCGCTGTACAAACCCCAGCCGCGGCGAGTGCTGGATACGGTGTTTTTCGCCCAGCGGCGGGTGATCGTCGGCGGGCTCGCGCTCGCGACACTGGGATACTTCAAGTGGTCGCACCGACTGCCGCGGGCGACGCTCGTGATGACCATCGGGGCGCTCGTGGTCGCGATCCCCGCGTGGTTCGTCTGGATCCACCGCAGCCCGGCCGACGATCCCGGACGGACGCTCGTGGTGGGCGACGATCTCGAGCAGATGGAGCGGATCACCCCGGCGATCGACGTGCCGGTACTTGGGTATCTGTATCCGTCCGTCGTTGGTACTAGTGCCGACTCCCTCTCCGTGCGGACCGTGGCCGACGGTGGGATCACGGCCGGTGCTGAGGCGGGTGAGGGCGGCGCTGAGGTCGATGTCGGCGCGCTGGATCGTCTGGGTGGGTTATCGCGGCTCGAGACTGTCTTATTGCAGTACGACGTCGACACGGTCGTGCTGGCGTTTCATCAGCCCGACCGGGCGGAGTTCTTCGGCGCGCTCGACGTCTGTCACAAACACGGGATCGACGTGAAGATCCACCGGGAGTACGCGGACGCCGTGCTCGTCGCCGAGGACGACGTGGAGGGGATCGTCGACGTGGACCTCGAGCCGTGGGATCCGCTGGACCACCTGTTCAAGCGGCTGTTCGACGTCACGTTTGGGGCCGTCGGGTTGGTCGGGTTCGCGCCGCTGTTCATTGTGATCGCCCTCGCGATCAAACTGGACAGTCCCGGCCCCGCGCTGTACAGCCAGGACCGCACGGCCGGCTTCGGTGACACGTTCCCCGTCTACAAGTTCCGGACGATGGTCCCCGAGGGCGAGTCCGCGGTGCCGTCTTCGGACGGCGAGAACGATCGGATTACCGCCGTCGGGCGGGTGTTGCGCCGGACGCACCTCGACGAACTGCCCCAGCTGTGGTCGATCTTCGTCGGCGACATGAGCGTCGTCGGGCCGCGCGCGGCGTGGACGGAAGAGGAGGTGTTGCTCGAGGAGGACGCGCCGGCGTGGCGCAAACGGTGGTTCGTGAAGCCTGGTTTGACCGGGTTGGCGCAGGTGAACGGGGCGAAGAGTACGAATCCGGAGGCGAAGTTGCGGTATGACTTGGAGTACATTCGAAAGCAGTCGCCGTGGTTCGATCTGAAGATCGTTATTCGGCAGGTTTGGGGGGTGCTCGAGGATGTCCATGAGATTCTTCGCCAGTGA
- the aglF gene encoding UTP--glucose-1-phosphate uridylyltransferase AglF translates to MQAVVLSAGKGTRLRPLTEDKPKSLVEVDGRPIIEDVFDNLLEAGADELIVVVGYLKEKIINRYGDEYRGVPITYAHQREQLGLAHAILQVESLIDDDFMLMLGDNVFRGNLADVRNRQQEDRADAAFLVEQVPYEEASRYGVLDTNEYGEIVEVVEKPEEPPSNLVMTGFYTFTPAIFHACHLVQPSDRGEYELSDAVDLLIQSGRTIDAIRMEGWRVDVGYPEDRERAEERLRDESGRLTEPGTETEQASQSTTD, encoded by the coding sequence ATGCAAGCTGTTGTCTTATCGGCAGGAAAGGGAACTCGACTTCGACCGTTGACGGAGGACAAACCGAAATCCCTCGTCGAGGTCGACGGCCGGCCGATCATCGAAGACGTGTTCGACAATCTGCTCGAGGCCGGCGCGGACGAACTGATCGTGGTCGTCGGCTACCTGAAAGAGAAGATCATCAATCGGTACGGCGACGAGTACAGGGGCGTGCCGATCACGTACGCCCACCAGCGCGAACAGCTGGGGCTCGCCCACGCGATTTTGCAGGTCGAATCGCTCATCGACGACGACTTCATGCTCATGCTCGGGGACAACGTCTTCCGGGGGAACCTCGCGGACGTCAGGAACCGACAGCAGGAGGATCGGGCCGACGCGGCGTTTCTGGTCGAACAGGTGCCCTACGAGGAGGCCTCCCGGTACGGCGTGCTCGACACGAACGAGTACGGCGAGATCGTCGAGGTCGTCGAGAAGCCCGAGGAGCCGCCGTCGAATCTCGTGATGACCGGGTTCTACACGTTCACGCCGGCGATCTTCCACGCCTGTCACCTCGTCCAGCCCTCCGACCGCGGGGAGTACGAACTTTCGGACGCGGTCGACCTGCTGATCCAGTCCGGCCGCACCATCGACGCGATTCGCATGGAAGGCTGGCGCGTCGACGTCGGCTACCCCGAGGATCGAGAGCGCGCCGAGGAGCGACTCCGGGACGAATCGGGCCGGCTCACGGAACCGGGGACGGAGACCGAGCAGGCGTCGCAGTCGACGACCGACTGA